The following coding sequences are from one uncultured Cohaesibacter sp. window:
- a CDS encoding 3-hydroxy-D-aspartate aldolase BhcC, which yields MKEAEIQTPCLILDLDALENNIKKMGAYIKAHGMRHRLHGKMHKSVDIALLQMELGGACGVCCQKVSEAEVFARGGISDLLVSNQVRDPHKIDRLASLPKLGARTIVCVDDMDNVDELSRAARKHETEIECLVEIDCGAGRCGVSDPEKALQLATAINKAHGLKFAGLQAYQGSMQHLSTYQERKAKVDVAIAMVKACLKLLDEAGLACDIVGGGGTGSYYFETASGVYNELQCGSYAFMDADYGRVLDEEGKRIDDGEWQNALFLLTSVMSHVKADRAIVDAGLKVQSVDSGLPVVYGRDDVSYLECSDEHGTIADPDGVLKINEKLRLVPGHCDPTCNIHDWYVGVRKGVVETVWPVSARGKAF from the coding sequence ATGAAGGAAGCTGAAATCCAGACCCCGTGTCTGATCCTTGATCTTGATGCGCTGGAAAATAACATCAAGAAGATGGGGGCCTATATCAAGGCTCATGGCATGCGCCACCGCCTGCACGGCAAGATGCACAAATCTGTCGACATCGCATTGCTCCAAATGGAACTTGGCGGTGCCTGCGGGGTTTGCTGCCAGAAGGTTTCCGAGGCCGAGGTTTTCGCGCGTGGTGGCATTTCCGATCTGCTTGTCTCCAATCAGGTTCGCGATCCGCACAAGATCGACCGGCTCGCCAGCCTGCCCAAGCTGGGTGCGCGCACCATTGTCTGTGTCGATGATATGGATAATGTCGACGAGTTGTCGAGAGCCGCCCGCAAGCATGAGACAGAAATCGAGTGCCTTGTTGAGATTGACTGCGGAGCAGGGCGTTGCGGCGTGTCCGATCCTGAGAAAGCGTTGCAGCTCGCCACGGCAATCAACAAGGCTCACGGGCTGAAATTCGCAGGGCTTCAGGCCTATCAGGGCTCCATGCAACATTTGTCCACCTATCAAGAGCGCAAGGCCAAGGTTGATGTTGCCATTGCGATGGTCAAGGCATGCCTGAAACTTCTGGATGAAGCTGGTCTTGCTTGCGATATTGTTGGGGGCGGTGGCACCGGCTCCTACTATTTCGAAACAGCATCAGGTGTTTACAATGAATTGCAATGCGGCTCCTACGCCTTCATGGATGCGGACTATGGCCGGGTTCTGGACGAAGAGGGCAAGCGCATTGACGATGGAGAATGGCAGAATGCTTTATTCCTGCTGACCTCTGTCATGAGCCATGTGAAGGCTGATCGCGCCATCGTCGATGCGGGCTTGAAGGTTCAGTCGGTGGATAGCGGCTTGCCCGTCGTCTACGGCCGAGATGATGTCTCCTATCTGGAATGCTCGGACGAGCATGGCACGATTGCCGATCCTGATGGCGTTTTGAAGATCAATGAAAAACTGCGTCTTGTGCCGGGTCATTGCGACCCCACCTGCAATATTCACGACTGGTATGTTGGAGTGCGCAAGGGCGTGGTTGAAACTGTCTGGCCGGTTTCCGCGCGCGGCAAGGCCTTTTAG
- a CDS encoding GntR family transcriptional regulator, producing MSLFEELEQQNIDLRLPVAPQIHAILRQQIIRNQLTPGSRMSEAEWANAFAVSRQPVREAFIKLANDGLLDILPNRGSFVKKISPAAVMDARFVREAIEADIVRLVAETHDEALDRELSNQIEHQQRAVDTDDPDAFIALDELFHQTLAESVRKTGAWAVIQSQKAQMDRVRYLSLVDHNTAKLLEQHRAIVSAIAAHDTAAAEAAMRSHLRRILKDLPQIAQEKPELFEPGDG from the coding sequence ATGTCGCTGTTTGAGGAGTTGGAGCAACAAAATATTGATCTGCGCTTGCCTGTCGCACCGCAGATTCATGCGATCTTGCGCCAACAGATCATTCGCAATCAACTGACGCCGGGAAGCCGTATGTCGGAGGCAGAATGGGCTAACGCCTTTGCGGTCTCTCGCCAGCCGGTGCGGGAGGCATTCATCAAGCTGGCCAATGATGGCCTGCTCGACATTTTGCCAAATCGCGGCAGTTTTGTGAAAAAGATCTCCCCTGCGGCAGTGATGGACGCACGCTTTGTGCGCGAAGCAATCGAGGCCGACATTGTTCGGCTTGTTGCTGAAACACATGATGAAGCGTTGGATCGGGAACTATCCAACCAGATTGAGCATCAACAAAGAGCAGTAGACACGGACGACCCTGACGCCTTTATCGCACTGGACGAATTGTTCCATCAAACCTTGGCGGAATCCGTCCGCAAGACGGGAGCCTGGGCGGTGATCCAGAGCCAGAAAGCCCAGATGGACCGGGTGCGCTACCTTAGCCTTGTTGATCACAACACCGCGAAATTGCTGGAGCAGCACCGAGCTATCGTTTCGGCGATTGCTGCCCACGATACCGCAGCAGCCGAAGCTGCCATGCGGTCCCACCTGAGGCGAATCCTGAAGGATTTGCCGCAGATTGCACAAGAAAAGCCTGAACTGTTTGAACCGGGGGACGGCTAG
- a CDS encoding TRAP transporter small permease, translated as MPGFLGKIEFVVGAVLLAVITFLVFIAAVMRFFGHPLIWSVDLAQLLFIWLCFIGATRAMRERVHLGVDFLVRLFPFAARRLIETALAFLFIAFLMVLAYEGYKLTMLNWQRVFGDSGLSYAWVTISVPAGSILLSISILSNTVLSWRSRGETARLVFTRPNSADEAAAQPQALED; from the coding sequence ATGCCGGGGTTTCTGGGAAAAATCGAATTTGTTGTTGGTGCGGTCCTTCTGGCCGTGATTACATTTCTGGTGTTTATTGCTGCGGTCATGCGCTTCTTTGGACACCCCCTGATCTGGTCTGTGGACTTGGCGCAATTGCTGTTCATCTGGCTTTGCTTCATTGGAGCGACGCGCGCCATGCGGGAGCGCGTCCATTTGGGTGTCGACTTTCTGGTTCGCCTGTTCCCCTTTGCTGCCAGACGCCTGATCGAAACCGCACTTGCCTTCCTCTTCATCGCCTTTCTGATGGTGTTAGCCTACGAGGGCTACAAATTGACCATGCTCAACTGGCAGCGCGTGTTCGGGGATTCAGGACTTTCCTACGCTTGGGTGACGATCTCTGTTCCCGCAGGATCCATCCTGCTTTCCATTTCAATATTGTCCAATACCGTTCTCTCCTGGCGTTCCAGAGGCGAAACGGCGCGACTTGTCTTTACCCGCCCCAATAGCGCCGATGAAGCGGCCGCCCAACCACAAGCCTTGGAGGACTGA
- a CDS encoding C4-dicarboxylate TRAP transporter substrate-binding protein yields MSFSALSKTILAGAIVSLLGSTAMAADYTLSINTALATSDPLYKGLEAFQTNVKDASDGRIEVKLFPNSQLGPDEDVLEQARAGAPVAVIVDGGRLAVFEKELGVLGAPFLASGYEGIRKVVTSDLFEGWVKKLHDTSGHQILSFNWWQGERHLLTNKEVNVPADLKGVRMRTPGAPVWTGTIAAMGATPTPMPWGEVYSALSANVIDAAEAQLPAIVGAKLDEVIKYVTKTGHINLITGMVTSAMWFDSLPADLQKVLRDEALKAGDIASYGTLKSFEGIEKELKEKGVEVREIDVTPFKEATAKVYDDLGYGDLRDKLRAMAAE; encoded by the coding sequence ATGTCATTTTCGGCCCTTAGCAAGACCATCTTGGCTGGCGCAATCGTCAGCCTTCTCGGCTCCACTGCCATGGCAGCAGACTACACTCTGAGCATCAATACCGCTCTTGCCACATCTGACCCGCTTTACAAGGGACTGGAAGCATTCCAGACCAATGTGAAAGACGCTTCTGATGGTCGCATCGAAGTCAAATTGTTCCCTAACTCCCAGCTCGGCCCCGATGAAGACGTTCTGGAGCAGGCCCGCGCTGGCGCCCCTGTTGCCGTGATCGTCGACGGTGGTCGCCTTGCCGTTTTCGAAAAAGAATTGGGCGTTCTGGGCGCACCGTTCCTGGCCTCTGGCTATGAAGGCATCCGCAAGGTTGTTACCTCGGACCTGTTTGAGGGATGGGTCAAAAAGCTTCATGATACCTCCGGCCATCAGATTCTCTCCTTCAATTGGTGGCAGGGTGAACGCCATCTGCTTACCAACAAGGAAGTTAACGTTCCTGCTGATCTCAAGGGCGTTCGCATGCGCACGCCGGGTGCTCCGGTATGGACCGGCACAATTGCCGCGATGGGCGCAACACCGACACCAATGCCTTGGGGCGAAGTCTACTCGGCTCTGTCTGCCAATGTCATCGACGCCGCTGAAGCACAGTTGCCTGCAATCGTCGGCGCGAAACTCGACGAAGTCATCAAATATGTCACCAAGACCGGCCATATCAATCTGATTACCGGTATGGTCACCTCGGCAATGTGGTTCGACAGCCTGCCTGCTGACTTGCAGAAAGTCTTGCGCGACGAAGCGCTCAAGGCTGGTGACATCGCATCTTACGGCACCCTGAAATCCTTCGAAGGCATCGAAAAGGAACTGAAGGAAAAAGGCGTTGAGGTCCGCGAAATCGACGTCACGCCGTTCAAGGAAGCCACCGCCAAGGTGTATGACGACCTGGGCTACGGCGATCTGCGCGACAAACTCCGCGCCATGGCCGCAGAATAA
- the uxuA gene encoding mannonate dehydratase — MRQTWRWFGPQDRVGIEDMLQAGVEGVVSALHHIPTGDVWSPEEITARKEIIARKKNGSPSGLSWEVVESLPVSEDIKKQKGNWRTHLENYKQSMKNLASAGIKVICYNFMPVLDWTRTDLTYRLPTGATCMRFDLIDFAAFDLFILERAGANEDFPADVIEEARRRFEALDEAGRELLAGSIIYGLPGDAEAPSMDKVRANLAEYDNISQDQLRAHFIAFLEEVAPLAQTLGLRLCCHPDDPPFGLLGLPRIMSTEADYKYMMDAVDVPANGITLCSGSLGARPDNDLPGMMKRLGDRVHFLHFRNVALESDAIKGSFYEAEHLGGHVDMVALMQAALDEEARRKAEGRDDWSIPMRPDHGLDIMDDQKRKAQPGYPAIGRMKGLAELRGIMTALQHD, encoded by the coding sequence ATGCGTCAGACGTGGCGATGGTTTGGTCCTCAAGACCGGGTAGGAATTGAGGATATGCTTCAGGCAGGTGTGGAAGGCGTTGTCAGCGCTTTGCATCACATTCCGACCGGTGATGTATGGAGCCCGGAAGAAATCACCGCCCGCAAGGAGATCATTGCAAGAAAGAAAAATGGGTCTCCCTCTGGCCTTTCTTGGGAAGTGGTTGAGAGCCTGCCCGTTTCCGAAGACATCAAAAAGCAAAAAGGCAACTGGCGTACCCATCTCGAGAATTACAAACAGAGCATGAAAAATCTTGCAAGCGCTGGCATCAAGGTTATCTGCTACAATTTCATGCCTGTTCTGGACTGGACCCGAACCGATCTGACCTATCGATTGCCAACCGGGGCGACTTGCATGCGGTTTGATCTGATCGATTTTGCTGCCTTCGACCTGTTCATTCTTGAGAGAGCCGGTGCAAATGAAGACTTTCCTGCAGACGTTATTGAAGAGGCAAGGCGCCGGTTTGAAGCGCTCGACGAGGCTGGCCGTGAGTTACTGGCCGGATCAATCATCTATGGTTTGCCCGGCGATGCCGAAGCGCCATCCATGGACAAGGTGAGAGCCAACCTGGCCGAATATGACAATATCTCCCAAGACCAGTTGCGCGCCCATTTCATCGCCTTTCTTGAGGAGGTCGCTCCGCTCGCCCAAACCCTTGGCTTGCGTTTGTGCTGTCATCCTGATGATCCGCCTTTTGGTTTGCTTGGCTTGCCGCGCATCATGTCCACCGAGGCTGATTATAAATACATGATGGACGCCGTTGATGTTCCGGCCAACGGGATTACACTTTGTTCCGGTTCTCTTGGCGCCCGGCCAGACAATGACCTGCCCGGCATGATGAAACGGTTGGGTGATCGGGTGCATTTCCTCCATTTCCGCAATGTTGCCTTGGAAAGCGATGCGATCAAGGGCTCCTTCTATGAAGCCGAGCACTTGGGCGGACATGTGGATATGGTCGCCTTGATGCAGGCAGCATTGGATGAGGAAGCAAGACGCAAGGCTGAAGGGCGCGACGATTGGTCTATCCCCATGCGCCCTGACCATGGGCTTGACATCATGGATGATCAGAAGCGCAAAGCCCAGCCGGGCTATCCGGCTATCGGGCGCATGAAGGGCCTTGCCGAGTTGCGCGGTATAATGACTGCCCTTCAGCATGACTGA